In one Diprion similis isolate iyDipSimi1 chromosome 6, iyDipSimi1.1, whole genome shotgun sequence genomic region, the following are encoded:
- the LOC124407728 gene encoding myosin-13-like isoform X2 — protein sequence MMSESDDTDVLLLIPPDLFLVPSSDSEDSEFGREQLGYGLGVGATGVVTELFEQVQSLENRISLIESKDTSLDASFLNCSTEAQIRAGSYSSPSKQNKLSLRNKSGSVSQISSLQNSPTKFRQFSSVPTTPSSHHHHLHHHSTNYTNHYCCDMTSVQLDAMSSSNATNALESHNTNLIPRNKHDNLTSFSEPSIIHHSSSTDVKTTGIPHSSVPSRHRETHTTMNPTSNASLKPIGTRLDQQSIKEMELSEVDELLHEMEATEAELAKRISNKSSYQIHQGDVCRLNSISENDIRFKEVDRDQGMNSASSVRHLDSNSQCTKLSDPYQILPTAVTNISMAFDEDSLHLDATDKMIADFKTWRYNCCPTMPQKVEQANNNRKDSMPVHEDVGKQTYGQSNSLPNTNIDETKKIIATDQPPLAVDSDNPHLHVSNNHTISNTAASNLHSDISKAYPPIHSTHVESGQRQFAQSHRNSYSTGNLLTCTNEDVHVFENINATHKMGNDAATNTEFSRKSHRLLTLSDFWESDPSKSQEDMLRIKLEEEKFRRDHCEHLIQELQKRLLEQQEKVAVAVRVDNEKNVVITRLQNAWTKLRLRWQVLEAESSDLHLTLKNVKNKHQVECTELQSQIKRYEGELSKALDLAGGYKEKSDTLTKEKVDLLKSHADELENYKSLVQEVENRYSQLKIEYNKVVDHNQQLGTALKNTQQEVNKERLRGGEVREEMGVIHKALDACEAELIVLRQEKENLQLKLKEETNRNHILEQNKSTLLTAIDEAKMAEKTANAEAKSIAAQQERIRVELREVYQKQVDEVVKAKLQEFQSQLDAAESAFHSELESRQRAIAECAARKIKTVLDKHQLEINLLEEKHKEEKRLYEIQLAQAMQQVSMLNTKLNSQHASKTQLAEQLHSVMQRQWQQALQIISGGNMDNLTPIQRIHAEKLFENKQPMKSESSPNIGSSIMEPMRLESHSMPVIDGRGFLSARLPEERDGQSKSNNSAENTPLTSRRDQPKDDLRRYIKMILDMQQPKSNFVRAPCSESRQSPTPICREVPRKHYTKKEQSFLSEDSSVVWQPNSEVFPQEESEYVSVPQKPVTKGDQQKNKPPWK from the exons ATGATGAGTGAATCTGATGACACAGACGTACTTCTGCTGATACCTCCGGATTTATTTCTCGTTCCATCGTCAGACTCCGAGGATTCAGAGTTCGGCAGAGAACAGTTGGGTTACGGCCTCGGAGTGGGTGCCACTGGTGTGGTTACAGAGTTGTTCGAGCAGGTTCAGTCCCTCGAAAATAGGATATCTCTGATTGAATCTAAGGACACGAGTTTGGATGCCtcgtttttaaattgttcCACTGAAGCTCAAATCAGGGCTGGCAGCTACTCGTCGCCTTCTAAACAGAACAAGCTGTCGCTCAGAAATAAGTCAGGATCAGTAAGTCAGATTTCAAGCTTACAAAACAGCCCGACTAAGTTCCGCCAATTTTCTTCCGTTCCAACCACTCCCAGtagtcatcatcatcatctacATCATCATTCAACAAATTATACTAATCATTACTGCTGCGATATGACGTCCGTCCAGCTTGATGCTATGAGTAGTAGCAATGCAACTAACGCTTTGGAGTCTCATAATACTAACCTCATCCCTCGGAACAAACACGACAACTTAACATCGTTCTCCGAGCCATCCATCATTCACCACAGCTCCAGTACCGATGTAAAAACCACTGGGATCCCGCATTCGTCTGTCCCATCCCGACACAGGGAAACGCACACTACGATGAATCCCACAT CTAACGCGAGTCTAAAACCGATTGGAACACGGCTCGATCAACAATCTATTAAAGAGATGGAACTGTCTGAAGTTGATGAGCTTCTCCATGAAATGGAAGCAACGGAGGCTGAGCTTGCTAAACGGATTAGCAACAAAAGTTCGTATCAGATTCATCAAGGAGATGTGTGCCGCCTGAATTCTATTAGCGAAAACGATATCAGATTTAAAGAAGTGGATAGGGACCAAGGAATGAATAGTGCATCCTCAGTTCGTCACTTGGACTCTAACTCTCAATGTACTAAATTAAGTGATCCTTACCAAATTCTTCCAACAGCCGTGACGAACATCTCTATGGCTTTTGATGAGGATTCCCTACATTTAGATGCGACTGACAAGATGATAGCTGATTTTAAAACTTGGCGTTACAACTGTTGCCCAACAATGCCACAGAAGGTTGAACAAGCTAATAATAACCGTAAGGATAGTATGCCTGTGCACGAGGATGTGGGAAAACAAACTTATGGCCAGTCAAATTCTTTGCCAAATACAAATATtgatgaaactaaaaaaatcattgctaCAGATCAACCTCCACTAGCCGTCGATAGTGACAATCCACATTTGCACGTATCAAATAATCATACGATTTCAAATACTGCTGCTTCGAATTTGCATAGTGATATTTCGAAAGCTTACCCGCCTATACATTCCACACATGTAGAATCTGGTCAAAGGCAGTTTGCACAATCTCATAGAAACTCTTATAGCACTGGTAATTTATTGACTTGCACAAATGAGGACGTccacgtttttgaaaatattaacgcAACGCACAAGATGGGTAATGATGCAGCTACAAATACAGAATTCTCAAG GAAATCACACCGCCTATTAACACTATCTGACTTTTGGGAATCGGATCCAAGTAAATCTCAAGAGGATATGCTTCGGATTAaattggaagaagaaaaatttagaagaGAT CATTGCGAGCACTTGATTCAGGAACTTCAAAAAAGACTGCTTGAACAGCAAGAAAAAGTAGCAGTAGCGGTGAGAGtggataatgaaaaaaatgttgtcatAACAAGACTTCAAAATGCTTGGACCAAATTAAGATTGAGGTGGCAAGTATTGGAAGCAGAATCAAGTGACTTACATTTAACgctgaaaaacgtgaaaaataaacatcaAGTGGAATGTACTGAACTTCAATCCCAGATTAAACGGTACGAAGGGGAATTATCCAAAGCGCTGGATCTAGCCGGTggttataaagaaaaaagtgatacCTTGACTAAAGAAAAAGTGGATTTATTAAAGAGTCATGCTGATGAGctagaaaattataaatctttAGTTCAAGAAGTTGAGAATAGGTATAgtcaattgaaaattgaatacaacAAAGTAGTAGATCACAACCAACAACTTGGAACGGCACTGAAAAATACTCAGCAAGAAGTGAATAAAGAGAGACTCCGAGGTGGTGAGGTCAGAGAAGAAATGGGTGTAATTCATAAAGCTCTCGACGCCTGTGAAGCAGAGCTGATCGTTCTTCGCcaagaaaaggaaaatcttcagttaaaattaaaagagGAAACAAATAGAAATCATATTTTGGAACAAAATAAGTCTACGCTTCTTACAGCCATAGATGAAGCAAAAATGGCAGAG AAAACAGCtaacgcagaggcaaagtctATAGCTGCTCAACAAGAAAGAATAAGAGTAGAATTGCGGGAGGTATACCAGAAACAAGTCGACGAAGTAGTGAAAGCTAAgctccaagaatttcagtcaCAACTAGATGCAGCTGAATCAGCGTTTCACTCTGAGTTGGAAAGTAGACAGCGTGCAATTGCCGAATGTGCAGCTAGGAAGATCAAAACTGTTCTTGATAA acatcAGCTGGAGATAAATTTATTGGAAGAGAAGCATAAGGAAGAGAAACGGCTGTATGAAATTCAATTGGCCCAGGCGATGCAACAGGTTTCAATGCTGAACACTAAATTGAATTCTCAACATGCCAGCAAGACTCAACTTGCCGAGCAATTGCACTCAGTCATGCAAAGGCAATGGCAGCAAGCATTGCAAATTATATCCG GTGGTAATATGGATAATCTAACCCCCATACAACGTATTCATGCTGAAaagctttttgaaaataaacaaccAATGAAGTCAGAATCCAGCCCAAATATCGGGAGTAGTATTATGGAGCCTATGCGACTAGAGTCACATTCCATGCCTGTGATTGATGGAAGGGGCTTCCTTTCTGCTCGTTTACCTGAAGAAAGAGATGGACAATCCAAATCAAACAATTCAGCTGAAAATACCCCATTAACAAGCCGCAGAGATCAGCCAAAAGACGATCTTCGTAGATATATCAAAATG ATATTGGATATGCAACAGCCGAAGTCAAACTTTGTGCGCGCACCGTGTTCTGAGTCACGCCAAAGTCCAACTCCGATTTGCAGAGAAGTCCCCAGAAAGCATTACACGAAGAAAGAACAGAGTTTTCTCAGTGAAGATAGCAGTGTTGTTTGGCAACCAAATTCCGAG GTCTTTCCTCAAGAAGAAAGTGAATATGTTTCTGTTCCTCAAAAACCGGTGACAAAAGGggatcagcagaaaaataaacctccgtggaaatga